The Lagopus muta isolate bLagMut1 chromosome 4, bLagMut1 primary, whole genome shotgun sequence genome has a window encoding:
- the CTNNA2 gene encoding catenin alpha-2 isoform X4, which translates to MTSATSPIILKWDPKSLEIRTLTVERLLEPLVTQVTTLVNTSNKGPSGKKKGRSKKAHVLAASVEQATQNFLEKGDQIAKESQDLKEELVAAVEDVRKQGETMRIASSEFADDPCSSVKRGTMVRAARALLSAVTRLLILADMADVMRLLSHLKIVEEALEAVKNATNEQDLANRFKEFGKEMVKLNYVAARRQQELKDPHCRDEMAAARGALKKNATMLYTASQAFLRHPDVAATRANRDYVFKQVQEAIAGISNAAQATSPTDENKGHTGIGELAAALNEFDNKIILDPMTFSEARFRPSLEERLESIISGAALMADSSCTRDDRRERIVAECNAVRQALQDLLSEYMNNV; encoded by the exons gTAACGACGCTTGTTAACACAAGCAACAAGGGACcatctggaaaaaagaaagggcGCTCCAAGAAGGCCCATGTGTTGGCTGCCTCTGTAGAGCAGGCTACCCAAAACTTTTTAGAAAAAGGAGATCAAATTGCTAAAGAGAGCCAGGATCTGAAGGAGGAACTGGTTGCTGCTGTAGAGGATGTACGCAAGCAAG GAGAAACAATGAGAATTGCCTCTTCAGAATTTGCAGACGACCCGTGCTCCTCAGTGAAGCGGGGCACCATGGTGCGGGCTGCTCGTgccttgctttctgctgttacCCGCTTGCTCATCCTGGCTGACATGGCGGACGTCATGAGGCTTCTGTCACATCTGAaaatt GTAGAGGAAGCACTAGAAGCAGTGAAAAATGCAACGAATGAACAAGATTTAGCAAATCGCTTTAAAGAATTTGGAAAAGAGATGGTGAAACTGAATTATGTAGCTGCGCGACGACAGCAG GAGCTGAAAGATCCTCACTGCAGGGATGAAATGGCTGCAGCTCGAGGTGCTCTGAAGAAGAATGCCACAATGCTGTATACTGCATCCCAAGCATTTCTTCGTCACCCTGATGTTGCAGCCACGAGGGCCAACAGAGACTATGTCTTCAAACAAGTTCAAGAAGCAATTGCTGGTATCTCCAACGCTGCTCAGGCCACCTCACCCACTGATGAAAACAAAGGGCATACTGGCATAGGAGAGCTTGCTGCTGCACTAAATGAATTTGAT aacaaaatcaTCTTAGACCCCATGACGTTCAGCGAGGCCCGCTTCAGGCCATCACTGGaggagaggctggagagcatCATCAGCGGGGCGGCACTGATGGCAGACTCCTCGTGCACGCGGGATGACCGCCGGGAGCGCATCGTAGCCGAATGCAACGCCGTGCGGCAGGCACTGCAGGACCTGCTCAGCGAGTACATGAACAAT